The Garra rufa chromosome 18, GarRuf1.0, whole genome shotgun sequence genome window below encodes:
- the emd gene encoding emerin (Emery-Dreifuss muscular dystrophy) gives MSSLSGKSDKEISQLLDEYGIKHGPIVESTRKLYEKKLNEAMAKKTKPSSPDKTYYREEQEEVEYVTYHQAQPQMTRFDGFGDVTRRSKVTDADFAHDIRRSKLTDYRDDDIGYNNEPILSPSRTSYQSSSRLGSSVPKSMQRGSSSPESSKSGGVPGWLRVLVFIIIAVFLYYVYTCMEPAEETPFKNIQ, from the exons ATGTCCTCATTAAGTGGAAAATCTGATAAGGAGATCAGTCAGCTGCTGGATGAATATGGCATTAAACACGGACCCATAGTAG AATCCACACGGAAGCTCTATGAAAAGAAACTGAATGAAGCCATGGCCAAAAAAACGAAGCCTTCCTCGCCTGACAAGACATACTACCGTGAAGAAC AGGAGGAAGTGGAATATGTTACCTATCATCAGGCC CAGCCACAAATGACCAGATTCGATGGATTTGGTGATGT CACAAGGAGGTCAAAGGTCACCGATGCAGATTTTGCCCATGA CATACGGAGGTCAAAGCTGACTGATTACCGAGATGATGACATAGGCTACAACAATGA ACCCATCCTCAGCCCATCTCGTACCTCCTATCAAAGTTCATCTCGGCTAGGCTCCTCAGTCCCCAAATCCATGCAGCGTGGCTCATCCAGTCCAGAGAGCAGCAAATCTGGAGGTGTGCCGGGCTGGCTTCGTGTCTTGGTGTTTATCATCATTGCTGTGTTTCTGTATTATGTGTACACGTGTATGGAGCCAGCTGAGGAGACCCCCTTTAAAAACATTCAGTAG